From a single Paramormyrops kingsleyae isolate MSU_618 chromosome 14, PKINGS_0.4, whole genome shotgun sequence genomic region:
- the myt1lb gene encoding myelin transcription factor 1-like protein isoform X9, protein MEVNADEKRHRTRSKVPVEPAIQELFSCPTPGCDGSGHVSGKYARHRSVYGCPLAKKRKTQERLPQGPPTKKKPFLARMDNSSMDECYESDGTEEMDEKEEEEEDEDDEEEEEEEYSEDNEEHGEPEEGEEERGEGDDVEQEEGVEEEEEEAEEGDEEEEGDEEEEDEEEEDYEEQSQYQEDALARGIYSKTGHTMEKDDNNNEEYENYDELVAKSLLNLGKIAEDAAYRAMTESEMNSSSSNSAEEEDDEDVEKGTRKGELSLDVDSDVVRETVDSLKLLAQGHGAMLSENLNGRGYADGTLEGVDGGGALQGKPTCNGQAEESEEEVCLSSLECLRNQCFDLARKLSETQPAEHCGHTSNPQPAPHQQSGYVDCHQGQEDRRAAERSYSDMVNLMKLEEQLSPGSKAFSSCAREDGYHDEDATSVASDRSEEVFDMTKGNLSLLEKAIALESERAKAMRDRMATEASRHERDLLRMQEDSGSRPSCAEERKARLHDGMKKPYYPKDSLRAEKKESRCPTPGCDGTGHVTGLYPHHRSLSGCPHKDRVPPEILAMYENVLKCPTPGCTGRGHVNSNRNSHRSLSGCPIAAAEKLAKAQEKHQTCDGSKSSQASDRVLRPMCFVKQLEIPQYGYKNNVSTTTPRSNLAKELEKYSKTSFEYNSGYDSNHIYGKRAIAPKVQGRDPSPKGYDAKRYCKNLSPASSTTSSYAPSSSSSSMSCGGGGGGSSASSTCSKSSFDYTHDMEAAHMAATAILNLSTRCREMPQGLANKPQDLCSRNPDIEVDENGTLDLSMNKQRGGERDGCAVLTPLEPMSPQRQALLSSRCYQMGEADCWDLPVDYTKIKRIDEDDLKEADDLDPFHDILEDRQYPGDVQVPSPKSKYAPCKESKKDLITLSGCPLADKSIRSMMATNSQELKCPTPGCDGSGHITGNYASHRSLSGCPRARKSGIKITHSKEDKEDQEPIRCPVPGCDGQGHVTGKYASHRSASGCPLAAKRQKDGYMNGSQFTWKSGKTDGMSCPTPGCDGSGHVSGSFLTHRSLSGCPRATSAMKKARMSGVEMLTVKQRASNGIENDEEIKQLDEEIKDLNESNSQVEADMIKLRTQITTMESNLKSIEEENKKPSPHKEASLRNNSCLQLHQREPINEQNFDAYVTTLTDMYTNQDQYQSPENKALLENIKQAVQGIQV, encoded by the exons ATGGAGGTGAACGCAGATGAGAAGCGACATCGCACTCGCTCCAAAG TGCCTGTGGAACCGGCAATACAAGAGCTCTTCAG CTGCCCGACGCCAGGCTGCGATGGGAGCGGGCACGTCAGTGGCAAGTACGCGCGGCACCGAAG TGTCTATGGCTGCCCGTTAGCCAAGAAGAGGAAGACACAGGAGAGACTGCCTCAGGGTCCGCCGACCAAGAAGAAGCCCTTCCTGGCTCGCATGGACAACTCCTCGATGGACGAGTGCTACGAGAGTGATGGTACAGAGGAGATGGACgaaaaggaggaagaggaggaggatgaggatgacgaagaagaggaggaggaggagtacTCAGAGGACAATGAGGAGCACGGCGAGCCAGAGGAGGGTGAGGAGGAGAGGGGGGAAGGGGATGATGTAGAACAGGAGGAGGGGgtggaggaagaagaagaggaagcagaggaaggggatgaggaagaggaaggagatgaagaagaggaggatgaggaagaggaagactaTGAAGAACAGAGTCAGTATCAAG AGGACGCCCTGGCACGTGGCATCTACTCAAAGACTGGCCATACCATGGAGAAGGATGACAACAACAACGAAGAGTATGAGAACTATGATGAGCTGGTGGCCAAGTCCCTGCTGAACCTGGGCAAGATTGCAGAGGACGCAGCTTACCGCGCCATGACCGAGTCGGAGATGAACAGCAGCTCCTCCAATAGCGCTGAGGAGGAGGACGATGAGGATGTGGAGAAGGGCACGAGAAAGGGCGAGTTGAGCCTGGACGTGGACAGTGATGTCGTTCGGGAAACGGTAGACTCCCTTAAGCTGTTGGCGCAGGGGCATGGCGCCATGCTATCTGAGAACCTCAATGGGAGGGGCTATGCAGACGGCACACTGGAAGGTGTggatgggggcggggccttACAGGGCAAGCCTACCTGCAATGGACAGGCGGAGGAGAGCGAGGAGGAGGTGTGTCTCAGCAGTCTGGAGTGCCTCCGGAACCAGTGCTTCGACCTGGCGCGCAAACTGAGCGAGACACAGCCTGCCGAGCACTGCGGGCACACTTCGAACCCGCAGCCAGCCCCACATCAACAGTCTGGCTATGTCGACTGCCATCAGGGGCAAGAGGACCGGCGTGCTGCAGAGCGCAGCTACTCGGACATGGTCAACCTGATGAAGCTGGAAGAGCAGCTGAGCCCTGGGTCCAAAGCTTTCTCCAGCTGCGCCCGGGAGGATGGTTACCATGACGAGGACGCCACTTCAGTGGCCTCGGACCGCTCCGAGGAGGTCTTCGACATGACTAAGGGCAACCTGTCCCTGCTGGAGAAGGCCATTGCCCTTGAGTCAGAGCGGGCCAAGGCCATGCGGGACCGGATGGCCACAGAGGCGTCCCGGCACGAGCGGGACCTTCTAAGGATGCAGGAGGACAGCGGCTCCAGGCCCAGCTGTGCCGAGGAGCGCAAGGCACGGCTGCACGATGGCATGAAGAAGCCGTACTACCCTAAAG ATTCTTTGCGGGCGGAAAAGAAGGAGAGCCGGTGCCCCACACCTGGGTGCGACGGGacgggtcatgtgactgggctATACCCTCACCACCGGAGCTTGTCGGggtgtccccacaaagacaggGTACCGCCAGAAA TTCTTGCAATGTATGAGAATGTTCTTAAGTGTCCCACACCCGGCTGCACGGGACGCGGTCATGTCAATAGCAACAGGAACTCCCATCGCAG CCTCTCCGGGTGTCCCATCGCCGCCGCTGAAAAGCTGGCCAAGGCCCAGGAGAAGCACCAGACCTGTGACGGCAGCAAGTCCAGCCAGGCGTCCGATCGCGTGCTGAG GCCGATGTGCTTCGTGAAGCAGCTGGAGATCCCACAGTACGGCTACAAGAACAACGTGTCTACCACCACCCCTCGCTCCAACCTGGCCAAAGAGCTGGAGAAGTACTCCAAGACCAGCTTCGAGTACAACTCGGGCTACGACAGCAACCACATCTACGGCAAGCGAGCCATCGCGCCCAAGGTCCAGGGCCGGGACCCGTCCCCCAAGGGATACGATG CCAAGCGTTACTGTAAGAACCTGAGCCCGGCCAGCAGCACCACCAGCAGCTACgcccccagcagcagcagcagcagcatgagCTGTGGGGGAGGTGGTGGCGGCAGCAGCGCCAGCAGCACCTGCAGCAAGAGCAGCTTCGACTACACGCACGACATGGAAGCAGCACACATGGCCGCCACCGCCATCCTCAACCTGTCCACGCGCTGCCGCGAGATGCCCCAGGGCCTGGCCAATAAGCCACAGGACCTCTGCTCACGG AACCCCGACATCGAGGTGGATGAGAATGGCACGCTAGACCTTAGCATGAACAAGCAGCGGGGGGGCGAGCGCGATGGCTGTGCAGTGCTGACGCCACTGGAGCCCATGTCGCCGCAGCGGCAGGCCCTGCTCAGCAGCCGCTGCTACCAGATGGGCGAGGCCGACTGCTGGGACCTGCCTGTTGACTACACCAAAATCAAGCGCATCGACGAGGATGACCTCAAGGAG gcaGACGATCTGGATCCCTTCCACGACATTCTGGAGGACCGCCAGTACCCGGGAGATGTCCAAGTGCCCAGCCCCAAGTCCAAATACGCCCCTTGCAAGGAAAGCAAAAAGGACCTGATAAC tctttCTGGCTGTCCTTTAGCTGACAAAAGCATTCGAAGTATGATGGCCACCAACTCGCAAGAGCTCAA GTGTCCGACGCCAGGGTGCGATGGTTCGGGACACATCACCGGGAATTACGCCTCGCACAGAAG TCTATCAGGGTGCCCAAGAGCGAGAAAGAGTGGGATAAAAATAACACACAGTAAAGAGGATAAGGAGGACCAAGAGCCCATCAG GTGTCCTGTCCCTGGCTGCGATGGGCAGGGTCACGTGACGGGGAAGTATGCATCTCACCGAAGTGCATCAGGCTGCCCCCTGGCAGCCAAACGGCAGAAGGACGGGTACATGAATGGCTCCCAGTTCACATGGAAGTCCGGGAAGACGGACGGCATGTCCTGCCCGACCCCGGGTTGTGACGGGTCGGGACACGTTAGCGGGAGCTTCCTTACACACAGGAG TCTGTCAGGCTGCCCCCGTGCGACGTCGGCCATGAAGAAGGCCAGGATGTCGGGCGTGGAGATGCTAACAGTAAAGCAACGGGCCAGCAATG GTATAGAAAATGATGAAGAAATTAAACAGTTGGACGAAGAAATCAAAGATTTAAATGAATCTAATTCACAAGTGGAAGCAGATATGATTAAACTTAGAACACAG ATTACCACAATGGAGTCTAATCTGAAGTCAATAGAGGAAGAAAACAAG
- the myt1lb gene encoding myelin transcription factor 1-like protein isoform X11, producing the protein MEVNADEKRHRTRSKVPVEPAIQELFSCPTPGCDGSGHVSGKYARHRSVYGCPLAKKRKTQERLPQGPPTKKKPFLARMDNSSMDECYESDGTEEMDEKEEEEEDEDDEEEEEEEYSEDNEEHGEPEEGEEERGEGDDVEQEEGVEEEEEEAEEGDEEEEGDEEEEDEEEEDYEEQSQYQEDALARGIYSKTGHTMEKDDNNNEEYENYDELVAKSLLNLGKIAEDAAYRAMTESEMNSSSSNSAEEEDDEDVEKGTRKGELSLDVDSDVVRETVDSLKLLAQGHGAMLSENLNGRGYADGTLEGVDGGGALQGKPTCNGQAEESEEEVCLSSLECLRNQCFDLARKLSETQPAEHCGHTSNPQPAPHQQSGYVDCHQGQEDRRAAERSYSDMVNLMKLEEQLSPGSKAFSSCAREDGYHDEDATSVASDRSEEVFDMTKGNLSLLEKAIALESERAKAMRDRMATEASRHERDLLRMQEDSGSRPSCAEERKARLHDGMKKPYYPKDSLRAEKKESRCPTPGCDGTGHVTGLYPHHRSLSGCPHKDRVPPEILAMYENVLKCPTPGCTGRGHVNSNRNSHRSLSGCPIAAAEKLAKAQEKHQTCDGSKSSQASDRVLSPSHRSAPPRPMCFVKQLEIPQYGYKNNVSTTTPRSNLAKELEKYSKTSFEYNSGYDSNHIYGKRAIAPKVQGRDPSPKGYDAKRYCKNLSPASSTTSSYAPSSSSSSMSCGGGGGGSSASSTCSKSSFDYTHDMEAAHMAATAILNLSTRCREMPQGLANKPQDLCSRNPDIEVDENGTLDLSMNKQRGGERDGCAVLTPLEPMSPQRQALLSSRCYQMGEADCWDLPVDYTKIKRIDEDDLKEVSDARVRWFGTHHRELRLAQKSIRVPKSEKEWDKNNTQ; encoded by the exons ATGGAGGTGAACGCAGATGAGAAGCGACATCGCACTCGCTCCAAAG TGCCTGTGGAACCGGCAATACAAGAGCTCTTCAG CTGCCCGACGCCAGGCTGCGATGGGAGCGGGCACGTCAGTGGCAAGTACGCGCGGCACCGAAG TGTCTATGGCTGCCCGTTAGCCAAGAAGAGGAAGACACAGGAGAGACTGCCTCAGGGTCCGCCGACCAAGAAGAAGCCCTTCCTGGCTCGCATGGACAACTCCTCGATGGACGAGTGCTACGAGAGTGATGGTACAGAGGAGATGGACgaaaaggaggaagaggaggaggatgaggatgacgaagaagaggaggaggaggagtacTCAGAGGACAATGAGGAGCACGGCGAGCCAGAGGAGGGTGAGGAGGAGAGGGGGGAAGGGGATGATGTAGAACAGGAGGAGGGGgtggaggaagaagaagaggaagcagaggaaggggatgaggaagaggaaggagatgaagaagaggaggatgaggaagaggaagactaTGAAGAACAGAGTCAGTATCAAG AGGACGCCCTGGCACGTGGCATCTACTCAAAGACTGGCCATACCATGGAGAAGGATGACAACAACAACGAAGAGTATGAGAACTATGATGAGCTGGTGGCCAAGTCCCTGCTGAACCTGGGCAAGATTGCAGAGGACGCAGCTTACCGCGCCATGACCGAGTCGGAGATGAACAGCAGCTCCTCCAATAGCGCTGAGGAGGAGGACGATGAGGATGTGGAGAAGGGCACGAGAAAGGGCGAGTTGAGCCTGGACGTGGACAGTGATGTCGTTCGGGAAACGGTAGACTCCCTTAAGCTGTTGGCGCAGGGGCATGGCGCCATGCTATCTGAGAACCTCAATGGGAGGGGCTATGCAGACGGCACACTGGAAGGTGTggatgggggcggggccttACAGGGCAAGCCTACCTGCAATGGACAGGCGGAGGAGAGCGAGGAGGAGGTGTGTCTCAGCAGTCTGGAGTGCCTCCGGAACCAGTGCTTCGACCTGGCGCGCAAACTGAGCGAGACACAGCCTGCCGAGCACTGCGGGCACACTTCGAACCCGCAGCCAGCCCCACATCAACAGTCTGGCTATGTCGACTGCCATCAGGGGCAAGAGGACCGGCGTGCTGCAGAGCGCAGCTACTCGGACATGGTCAACCTGATGAAGCTGGAAGAGCAGCTGAGCCCTGGGTCCAAAGCTTTCTCCAGCTGCGCCCGGGAGGATGGTTACCATGACGAGGACGCCACTTCAGTGGCCTCGGACCGCTCCGAGGAGGTCTTCGACATGACTAAGGGCAACCTGTCCCTGCTGGAGAAGGCCATTGCCCTTGAGTCAGAGCGGGCCAAGGCCATGCGGGACCGGATGGCCACAGAGGCGTCCCGGCACGAGCGGGACCTTCTAAGGATGCAGGAGGACAGCGGCTCCAGGCCCAGCTGTGCCGAGGAGCGCAAGGCACGGCTGCACGATGGCATGAAGAAGCCGTACTACCCTAAAG ATTCTTTGCGGGCGGAAAAGAAGGAGAGCCGGTGCCCCACACCTGGGTGCGACGGGacgggtcatgtgactgggctATACCCTCACCACCGGAGCTTGTCGGggtgtccccacaaagacaggGTACCGCCAGAAA TTCTTGCAATGTATGAGAATGTTCTTAAGTGTCCCACACCCGGCTGCACGGGACGCGGTCATGTCAATAGCAACAGGAACTCCCATCGCAG CCTCTCCGGGTGTCCCATCGCCGCCGCTGAAAAGCTGGCCAAGGCCCAGGAGAAGCACCAGACCTGTGACGGCAGCAAGTCCAGCCAGGCGTCCGATCGCGTGCTGAG CCCATCCCACCGCTCTGCTCCCCCCAGGCCGATGTGCTTCGTGAAGCAGCTGGAGATCCCACAGTACGGCTACAAGAACAACGTGTCTACCACCACCCCTCGCTCCAACCTGGCCAAAGAGCTGGAGAAGTACTCCAAGACCAGCTTCGAGTACAACTCGGGCTACGACAGCAACCACATCTACGGCAAGCGAGCCATCGCGCCCAAGGTCCAGGGCCGGGACCCGTCCCCCAAGGGATACGATG CCAAGCGTTACTGTAAGAACCTGAGCCCGGCCAGCAGCACCACCAGCAGCTACgcccccagcagcagcagcagcagcatgagCTGTGGGGGAGGTGGTGGCGGCAGCAGCGCCAGCAGCACCTGCAGCAAGAGCAGCTTCGACTACACGCACGACATGGAAGCAGCACACATGGCCGCCACCGCCATCCTCAACCTGTCCACGCGCTGCCGCGAGATGCCCCAGGGCCTGGCCAATAAGCCACAGGACCTCTGCTCACGG AACCCCGACATCGAGGTGGATGAGAATGGCACGCTAGACCTTAGCATGAACAAGCAGCGGGGGGGCGAGCGCGATGGCTGTGCAGTGCTGACGCCACTGGAGCCCATGTCGCCGCAGCGGCAGGCCCTGCTCAGCAGCCGCTGCTACCAGATGGGCGAGGCCGACTGCTGGGACCTGCCTGTTGACTACACCAAAATCAAGCGCATCGACGAGGATGACCTCAAGGAG GTGTCCGACGCCAGGGTGCGATGGTTCGGGACACATCACCGGGAATTACGCCTCGCACAGAAG TCTATCAGGGTGCCCAAGAGCGAGAAAGAGTGGGATAAAAATAACACACAGTAA
- the myt1lb gene encoding myelin transcription factor 1-like protein isoform X10, with protein MEVNADEKRHRTRSKVPVEPAIQELFSCPTPGCDGSGHVSGKYARHRSVYGCPLAKKRKTQERLPQGPPTKKKPFLARMDNSSMDECYESDGTEEMDEKEEEEEDEDDEEEEEEEYSEDNEEHGEPEEGEEERGEGDDVEQEEGVEEEEEEAEEGDEEEEGDEEEEDEEEEDYEEQSQYQEDALARGIYSKTGHTMEKDDNNNEEYENYDELVAKSLLNLGKIAEDAAYRAMTESEMNSSSSNSAEEEDDEDVEKGTRKGELSLDVDSDVVRETVDSLKLLAQGHGAMLSENLNGRGYADGTLEGVDGGGALQGKPTCNGQAEESEEEVCLSSLECLRNQCFDLARKLSETQPAEHCGHTSNPQPAPHQQSGYVDCHQGQEDRRAAERSYSDMVNLMKLEEQLSPGSKAFSSCAREDGYHDEDATSVASDRSEEVFDMTKGNLSLLEKAIALESERAKAMRDRMATEASRHERDLLRMQEDSGSRPSCAEERKARLHDGMKKPYYPKDSLRAEKKESRCPTPGCDGTGHVTGLYPHHRSLSGCPHKDRVPPEILAMYENVLKCPTPGCTGRGHVNSNRNSHRSLSGCPIAAAEKLAKAQEKHQTCDGSKSSQASDRVLSPSHRSAPPRPMCFVKQLEIPQYGYKNNVSTTTPRSNLAKELEKYSKTSFEYNSGYDSNHIYGKRAIAPKVQGRDPSPKGYDAKRYCKNLSPASSTTSSYAPSSSSSSMSCGGGGGGSSASSTCSKSSFDYTHDMEAAHMAATAILNLSTRCREMPQGLANKPQDLCSRNPDIEVDENGTLDLSMNKQRGGERDGCAVLTPLEPMSPQRQALLSSRCYQMGEADCWDLPVDYTKIKRIDEDDLKEADDLDPFHDILEDRQYPGDVQVPSPKSKYAPCKESKKDLITGTPLSPPGTTGMLTYAA; from the exons ATGGAGGTGAACGCAGATGAGAAGCGACATCGCACTCGCTCCAAAG TGCCTGTGGAACCGGCAATACAAGAGCTCTTCAG CTGCCCGACGCCAGGCTGCGATGGGAGCGGGCACGTCAGTGGCAAGTACGCGCGGCACCGAAG TGTCTATGGCTGCCCGTTAGCCAAGAAGAGGAAGACACAGGAGAGACTGCCTCAGGGTCCGCCGACCAAGAAGAAGCCCTTCCTGGCTCGCATGGACAACTCCTCGATGGACGAGTGCTACGAGAGTGATGGTACAGAGGAGATGGACgaaaaggaggaagaggaggaggatgaggatgacgaagaagaggaggaggaggagtacTCAGAGGACAATGAGGAGCACGGCGAGCCAGAGGAGGGTGAGGAGGAGAGGGGGGAAGGGGATGATGTAGAACAGGAGGAGGGGgtggaggaagaagaagaggaagcagaggaaggggatgaggaagaggaaggagatgaagaagaggaggatgaggaagaggaagactaTGAAGAACAGAGTCAGTATCAAG AGGACGCCCTGGCACGTGGCATCTACTCAAAGACTGGCCATACCATGGAGAAGGATGACAACAACAACGAAGAGTATGAGAACTATGATGAGCTGGTGGCCAAGTCCCTGCTGAACCTGGGCAAGATTGCAGAGGACGCAGCTTACCGCGCCATGACCGAGTCGGAGATGAACAGCAGCTCCTCCAATAGCGCTGAGGAGGAGGACGATGAGGATGTGGAGAAGGGCACGAGAAAGGGCGAGTTGAGCCTGGACGTGGACAGTGATGTCGTTCGGGAAACGGTAGACTCCCTTAAGCTGTTGGCGCAGGGGCATGGCGCCATGCTATCTGAGAACCTCAATGGGAGGGGCTATGCAGACGGCACACTGGAAGGTGTggatgggggcggggccttACAGGGCAAGCCTACCTGCAATGGACAGGCGGAGGAGAGCGAGGAGGAGGTGTGTCTCAGCAGTCTGGAGTGCCTCCGGAACCAGTGCTTCGACCTGGCGCGCAAACTGAGCGAGACACAGCCTGCCGAGCACTGCGGGCACACTTCGAACCCGCAGCCAGCCCCACATCAACAGTCTGGCTATGTCGACTGCCATCAGGGGCAAGAGGACCGGCGTGCTGCAGAGCGCAGCTACTCGGACATGGTCAACCTGATGAAGCTGGAAGAGCAGCTGAGCCCTGGGTCCAAAGCTTTCTCCAGCTGCGCCCGGGAGGATGGTTACCATGACGAGGACGCCACTTCAGTGGCCTCGGACCGCTCCGAGGAGGTCTTCGACATGACTAAGGGCAACCTGTCCCTGCTGGAGAAGGCCATTGCCCTTGAGTCAGAGCGGGCCAAGGCCATGCGGGACCGGATGGCCACAGAGGCGTCCCGGCACGAGCGGGACCTTCTAAGGATGCAGGAGGACAGCGGCTCCAGGCCCAGCTGTGCCGAGGAGCGCAAGGCACGGCTGCACGATGGCATGAAGAAGCCGTACTACCCTAAAG ATTCTTTGCGGGCGGAAAAGAAGGAGAGCCGGTGCCCCACACCTGGGTGCGACGGGacgggtcatgtgactgggctATACCCTCACCACCGGAGCTTGTCGGggtgtccccacaaagacaggGTACCGCCAGAAA TTCTTGCAATGTATGAGAATGTTCTTAAGTGTCCCACACCCGGCTGCACGGGACGCGGTCATGTCAATAGCAACAGGAACTCCCATCGCAG CCTCTCCGGGTGTCCCATCGCCGCCGCTGAAAAGCTGGCCAAGGCCCAGGAGAAGCACCAGACCTGTGACGGCAGCAAGTCCAGCCAGGCGTCCGATCGCGTGCTGAG CCCATCCCACCGCTCTGCTCCCCCCAGGCCGATGTGCTTCGTGAAGCAGCTGGAGATCCCACAGTACGGCTACAAGAACAACGTGTCTACCACCACCCCTCGCTCCAACCTGGCCAAAGAGCTGGAGAAGTACTCCAAGACCAGCTTCGAGTACAACTCGGGCTACGACAGCAACCACATCTACGGCAAGCGAGCCATCGCGCCCAAGGTCCAGGGCCGGGACCCGTCCCCCAAGGGATACGATG CCAAGCGTTACTGTAAGAACCTGAGCCCGGCCAGCAGCACCACCAGCAGCTACgcccccagcagcagcagcagcagcatgagCTGTGGGGGAGGTGGTGGCGGCAGCAGCGCCAGCAGCACCTGCAGCAAGAGCAGCTTCGACTACACGCACGACATGGAAGCAGCACACATGGCCGCCACCGCCATCCTCAACCTGTCCACGCGCTGCCGCGAGATGCCCCAGGGCCTGGCCAATAAGCCACAGGACCTCTGCTCACGG AACCCCGACATCGAGGTGGATGAGAATGGCACGCTAGACCTTAGCATGAACAAGCAGCGGGGGGGCGAGCGCGATGGCTGTGCAGTGCTGACGCCACTGGAGCCCATGTCGCCGCAGCGGCAGGCCCTGCTCAGCAGCCGCTGCTACCAGATGGGCGAGGCCGACTGCTGGGACCTGCCTGTTGACTACACCAAAATCAAGCGCATCGACGAGGATGACCTCAAGGAG gcaGACGATCTGGATCCCTTCCACGACATTCTGGAGGACCGCCAGTACCCGGGAGATGTCCAAGTGCCCAGCCCCAAGTCCAAATACGCCCCTTGCAAGGAAAGCAAAAAGGACCTGATAAC AGGGACCCCGCTGTCTCCCCCTGGCACAACTGGCATGCTTACATATGCAGCATAA